The DNA sequence TGGGTGAGGCTTCTAGAGTGCTCTGGTCCACAAGCGAAACCTGGCAGGCCACAGGCTGACCAGCAGGGATTAGGATGGACCCTGACAACGAAAACCCCCTGCACACAATCTCACCCTGGGCGATGACGTCTTCAATGTTTTTTCCGTTCAGCTCACTGATGACCTAGAATAACCATAACCAGCAGTTACGGGAGACTCACTAACACGCCCTCTGCCTTAACTTCACCTTCTCCAACCGGGGTAGGGCTGGCCACAAGACAGCGCGGTGAGAAGACGCCCCAAAGCCTCCAGGCCTGCCCTGTCCGGCCCAGCAGTTACCACCCACACGTGGCTTCCCCAAGACTCGCTACAAGGGGAACCAGGGCACGTCTAAGACTCCCCGACACAAACAGCCAAGCACCTCGACTTAAATCCCACCACACGGGAGAATGTCACTAAGGTGCGCTTCTCTGCAAACAGTTCCTAGAAGTTTCCGGCGGCGCCGAACTTCCCCGGAGCAGGCTGGAACTCCGCCTCACGCCCACCCGCCCTGGGGCTGCCTCGGACCCCCGCACACACGCGGGCACATCCAACTCCGCTTTCCCCGGGCAGAGGCCCGCGCCGAGGACGCCGGAACCCAGCGGGGCGGCTACCTTGTTGAGCCGGTCGTCATCCGCCTCGATGCCTACGCTGTCCAGAATCTTCTTGATGTCCTTGGCACTGGGGGAGGCGTTGCCCCCGAGGGCGGCCAGCAGGTAGGAGGCGACGTAGCGCATCCTGAGGCGGGAGAGCACAGGCGGCCTTACCCGGAGGCCTCCCGCCCCGGCCTCGGCCCCGGGCGCGGCCGCGCGCGCTCAGGCCCGGCGCCTCCTGCCAAGCCCCGGCCCGCGCCTGCCCACCCGCCTCCCGCGGCCCCCCACGACCCCGCAGGCCAGCCTGCGCCCCGGCCTCGCCGCCCACTCACTCGGCGGCGGAGAAGTCTCACGCGTGCGACCTCGGCGGCGTCAGGGACGGAAAGGAAGGCGccggcgcggggggcgggggtaatCCGCTACCCAGAAGCCCCCGGGACCCGCGCGCCGCGCCGTGCGGGCGCCTTCGAGTGACGTCACGCGGCGCCCAGGCCGCGGAGACAAGAGCCTTCGAGCCGCGCCGTCCGGCTGCCGCAGCCGGCGAACTCCAACTCCCAGGGTGCACTGCTGGCGGAAGTGCGGGCGCGCCGCCTGCGCGGGTGCACCGCCTGCGCGGGTGCACGTGGCCGGCCCTCCGCGCTCGCTGCcgaagggggaggggggacggTGGGGTTCCCGGCTTCAGGGACTGTGGGCAGTGGTGAGCTGCGGAGCCCAGCGGCCTGGGCCTGGTGGCAGCTCCCTTGCGGGGCCGCGTGGGCTCCAAACTGAGCTCCGCGCCCACGCGGACGTCAGCACACGCCACACATTCTTGCTCGGTGCCTGGCGGCCTGCCgcaggttggcccctgagggagCAGGCCCGGCCCTGCTCCCCCGCAACAGAGGTTTCAGAGCGAGGACACACACAGTAAACTATCTGGGCGGTCCCGGGCCCACATACACGCGGAAGGGTTGAGCCGGCCCTACGATCGGgggcgagcagcaggcagaagggtCGGACGCACAGGCCCCGCGGTGGCCGGACATGGGTCCAGGAGCAGAGCCAGCCCAGCCCGCGCGGGGTTCCCACTACCAGGCGAAACTGCGGGTGTAGGCATGGAGCACTGGTGTGTTCGTGCAGACCACACCGTTGCTGCGGGGGTCGCCGCTGTCGTGACCCCCATCTTACAGAGGAGGTGGGGCGCAGAGAGGGTTTCTGGCTCACGGTCTCACGCTTGGGGCAAAGTGGAAGCCCTCCTGGCTAGTGTGGGATGGTACTGCACTAGGCAGGGAAGTGTTGGGTTGTCCTGATTGTGCTTAGAGGTCATGTAACACGTCAGAGTTACCCTTTCAGCCgcacaattcagtggctttgGGTGCTTTCCCACGACGCAGCCGTCCCCAGCCTCTATCTCCAGACTGCTTTCCATCTTCCCAAGTTGGATTCCATGCCCATTAAAGCACTCCCTATCCCTTCCTCTAGCCCGTGGTACccaccattttaatttttgtctcaACGTCATTTGACTACTCTGGGGCCTTATTACCCAGCAAGCATACAGTATTTACCCTTCAGGATCTGGCTTATTTAACAACGTTCTCGAGGTTCGTTCACACTGTGGCGTGTTATCAGAATTTCATCCCCTTTTAAAGCTGAGTAATAGTCttgtgattgttttgttttgttttgttttgttttgtttttaagtcttctgGCAGCTACTTAGGAACCGAACGTGGGACAGAAGCTGGGGAAGATGGAGGCCTGACAGAACTGCCCATCCtggtgggaggggcggggggagctggAGGAAAGAGGGTGCACATGCATTGATTTGGGGCAGAGTGGGTGAATGAGGTCGGGTGGGCTCTCTTGAGAGTCAGACCTAGTTTGAAGTTCTTGGCTTTGGCACTTACCAGTTATGCGACCTCAGACTGTCAGAGCCTCCTTTCCCTATGAGATGCAGACAAAGATGGAAGGAGGCAACAGGTGGGGAAGCCCACTGCTGGGGCATTTGGGCCAAAGTGATTGCTGGTGAAGCAAGATCACAGGAGTTGGGACCAGGTCTCTAGAGGAGGCCCAGGAAGGCTTCCCGGAGACGGAGGCCCTTGAGGCTGGCCGGGGAATGGCACATTTAGTGCTCTGGCTTCTGGCAGAAGCTGGATGTGCGGCGGCAGCTGCGGTCAGCCCCAAAGCCCTCCTCCCTGCCGAGATTGCACTAGCTCACTTTAAATTCAACCCGGGGCCAGAACGCACCCCTCCAGAGCGGGGCGGGCCCGAGGGCCGGGAATCTCTGAAAGGGCGGGCTCCGCGGCGCGCGACGCGGGACTTCCCAGCAGGAGAGCCGGACTGGGACAGACCAACAGGAAGCCGAGTGCGACTGGGCTGCCGGCTGCCGGTTGGGGTCCGCGGCCGCGTCTCCAGGGCTGTGGGCAGGCCAAGGGCAGGCGGGGCGGGAAGGGACCCTGAGGCCTTCGCCTGCGGCCCCAGCCCGGAGCAAGGGGCGTCCTGACTGGGCGGGACCCCGAGTCCCGGCCCGCTCGGGAACGCGCGCGCACCGGGGACGGCGCCCAGCTTCGAGCGCAGGTACGCCCAGGGCGCGGGCGGCCGGTGGGGAtggcggggttggggggcgctCTCCCGGTCAGGACCGGCCCCCAAGCCGTCGGAGCCCCGAATGTGCAGACCACTGCCCTCCTCAGCAGGCCTAGGTGCGAACAGGAAGCATGAGAGAAACCTCCTCCAGCTGTCAGCATGTGGGGTCCCATCCCCAGGACCCAAGCCGCCCAGTGGCTCACACCCCAGCTCTCCCCGCGCCCCCATTCACTTCTCTGACACAGACGGTCAAAATCACCCCTCTCTTTGCCTGGGCCGCTGCCCCCACGTGGTAGATAAGAGTCCCCCTGGTTAAAGCTGGTGGGTGTGAAAGTTGGTGGTGGGGCTCCAGCCCAAACTCTTATCCCCAGAGAGGGTAGGAGCGGGGTGGACAGCCAGGATGACCTGACAGCTGGAGGAGTGTCTTGTTCAAATTTCCACAAGTGGGATGTGAAGcctcatttctccctcctccccctcgccAGGCTCCCCCGCACACAGGtctccctgcctgctgccctcctAGTCCGGGggttctccttccccagccctgttTCAGCTGTGATCTGTTTAGCTGAGCTCTGGGTTCTGTGGATCAGCCGGCCTGCCTCAAATACTCCCCAGAGCCAGAATCCCCATGCCCCTGAGTAGGAGGAGGGCCCATGCCCACTCCTTCCCACTCCTCCCCCTGACTCTGCAGCCTCCCCGGGCCCTGCCTGAGCAGGCCTGTTTGGCAGGCTGGGACATGTCTGGCCCCGGAGGACAGCCGGGTGGGCGATGGCTGCAGAGGCGGAGGGGCTGGAGCCCCAGGCAGCTGCTGCTGAAGATGCTGCGGGAGATGCTGTCGGTGCTGTGGATGCGAAGCCCGGGGACCCCCCTCTCCTGGTTGGGAACCGGTTGAGGCTGGACCTGCACCCTGGGGGCTGCCACCGGCTGCTCCATCTGTGTGCCCAGCGGCCCCCTCAGCTGTTGGAAGTGGAGTTCTTGCAGCTGAGCGGCCACGAGGAGCCTCGGCTGCTAGAGGCCACCCTGGCCCAGGTGCCGTGCAGCCTGCAGAACCTTCGCTCCCTGGTCCTCAGAGGTGAGCCCCACCTGGCCCCAGCcctgtcccagccctgcccccacaaGGCAAAGCTGGCTGAGCTCTGACTCCGGGATGCTGCTTCTGCCCAGTGGTCTCCCCGCAGACCCCCCAGTGTGGGTATTCTTCCTGGGCAGGTCATGGCTGATGGCTCTGTCAGCTGAGACAAGCCTGCAGTATCTGTCCCTGTCCTCCTGCATCTGCTGGTGTCTCCGTCTGTCCTTCTCTGGGTGGGGTTGGGGTAGAGGTCTGTGCCTCTGTGCTGAGCTGGGCCCTGGGATTCCGGCTCTGAGGGCCACACCTGCGTTCCCCCTTTCTAGGTGGACAACACTGGGACGTGCCGGGTGCCTGCCGCCACCGGGGCTCCCTGACCACACTGCCCGCTGACCTGAGTGGCCTGGCCCGCTTGGCCCACCTAGATCTGAGCTTCAACAGCCTGGAGACACTGCCGGCCTGCATCCCACAGATGCGTGGCCTGAGCACCCTCCTGCTGTCTTACAACCGCCTCTCAGAGCTCCCTGAGGCCCTCGgagcccttccctccctcacctTCCTCTCTGTGACCCACAACTGCCTGCAAAGGCTTCCCGCAGCGCTGGGATCCCTGTCCACCCTGCAGCGCCTTGATCTCTCAGAGAACCTTCTGGATACCCTGCCCCCTGAGATTGGAGGCCTGGGCAGCCTCACGGAGCTCAGTCTGGCTTCCAACCGGCTGCagggcctccccacctcccttggTAAGTAGGAGTCGTGCCCCTCATGGCTCCCAGGCCTGACGGGGAGTGCCCTCCAGCTGCTGCCTGGTTTCCGCTCTCCTGTCCTCCACAGGGGCCTCTGCACACACAGACTTGGCCCACCTTGGAGCCTTCACTCCTCCTGGGGGGCCCTTGTTTGCCCTCCCTTCCCCGGCTTTCGAGGCTCCTTGCACAGACTTCCCAAGCTCCCTGAGTCTGTCCGtgaggcagagactggaaaggCTTCTCTGCTTGGCCCTAACATGAGTCTCCTGTCCTGGCCAGGGCTGGTGCGGCCCTGAGTGCTCCTCTGCGGGCCCTAAGCTGGCACTTGCCCGCAGTGGGGCTGCGGTCCTTGCGGTTTCTTGTTTTGCACAGCAACCTCCTGACCTCAGTGCCCACCGGCCTGGCCCACCTCCCGCTGCTCGCCCGACTGGATCTGAGGGACAACCAGCTCCAGGACGTGCCCCCCGAGCTACTGGACGCCCCCTTTGTGCGCCTTCAGGGGAACCCCCTGGGCAAGGCTCTACCTGCCCCCCGCAGTTCCCCAGGTAGGCGTGTTGCTAGGAAGGGTCGGGCCACAGACGGGTTGGGATGCAGGTACCATAGGTGTCCTAACAGCTTGTCTGTGCCTCCACAGAGACGCCCGTGATCCCGGAAATGCCCCGACTGTTCCTGAACTCAGATttggacaggtgtgtgtgtgttgggggggctgAAGATGCATGTCTCTAGCCTGTCATCCCGTCCATGATGAACACCGTGCTCACGGCCCAGGGGTCTTCTGGAGTTTCCCAGGAGTGCCCGATCCAGCCACACCCCTTCTGTTGTCTGACCTGATGCCCACCCTATCATGCAGCTTCCTTGTGACTCCCCAAGGCTGCTCAGTGACCCTGGCCTGTGGTGTCCGCCTGCGGTTCCCTGCTGGGGCCACCACTAGCCCTGTCAACATCCACTATCGACTATGGCTGCCGGAGCCACACCTCGTCCCCTTGGGTCCTCatgactccttgctcagtggtgTCCTGGAGCTGCAGCCCCATGGGGTGGCCTTCCGGCAGGCACGGCCTGGGCAAgtcgggggggtggggaggagggctcaGGCATGGGCCCCAGTGCTCACACCACCCTTGCCTGGCAGGAAGTAGGTCTGTGGTTACTCTTTGTGCCCCCCCGGGACTGGCGTTGCCGGGAGGTGGTGGTCAGGACCCTGAGTGATGACAGCTGGAGTGACCTGGAGACTCACCTGGAAGAAGAGGCACCCAAGGTGAGAGCCACCCAGGCCTTCGTGGGAAGGAGTACTAGGGAGTGGCTCCCCCCAGACCCTGGTCACCCCTGTCTGCCCTGCCTGGTGGCTCTGCCCTGACACCCCTCTGACCCTGTTCCCTCTGACCCCACCTCCCACGCCCAgcggctctgggctcagtgccaggtgccccacttctcGTGGTTCCTCGTGGTTTCACGTCCTGTGTCCAACGTCTGCCTGGTGCCACCAGAAGGGACATTGCTGTGGTCCTCAGGACATCCTGGGGTCAAGGTCACATTCCCCCCTGGGGCCACCGACGAGCCTCGTCACGTCCGCATGCAGGTGCGGGCAGGGCAGCCACTGTGGGTGGCGGGTGGCGGGTGGAGCCTCAGTGCAAAGGTGGGTGTTCCAGGCACCCCATTTGCCCCAGGTGGTGCACGTGGCCAGCAGAGAGCTTCGAGccctgctggaggagcctgaggcagcGGCCAGCCCCCTGCTGTGCCTCTCCCAGAGCGGCCCCCCAAGCTTCCTCCGGCCTGTCACCGTGCAGCTGCCTCTGCCCCCCGGTGTCACAGGTGAGAGGTGGCCAGGTGGCATAGCTGAACTCCTGGGCACTGGGTGGAGGGGgctgtgctcagcaggggagccccTGCCAGGGACGCCTCAGCCTGTGGCCCCCTCATGTCCCCAGGCCTGAGTCTGGATCGCTCTCGTCTTCACCTGCTGTACTGGACCCCACCTGAAGCGGCCTGGGATGACATCACAGCTCAGGTGGCACTGGAGTTCACCCACCTGTATGCTCGCTTCCAGGTCACACACTTCTCCTGGTcagtgccccccgccccgcccctcagTCCCCTCCCCACAGTGGTCTGTGCAGCCCCCGCTCATCGCCAGCCCTCCCAGGTACTGGCTCTGGTACACCACCAAGACGTGCGTGGAGGGCCTGGCTCGGAAGGCCTGGGAGCGCCTGCGGCTGCACAGGGTCAACCTCATTGCCCTGCAGAGGCGCCGGGACCCCGAGCAGGTCCTGCTGCAGTGCCTGCCCCGCAACAAGGTGGGTGCCGAGTCCGGAGGCCAGGAGGGCCGAGTCGGAAGGGCAGGGGGCCTGCGGGGGGCCACGGGCACTGGGCTCGGAGCCAGTGGGTGCCCGCCCCCCAGGTGGACGCCGCCCTGCAGAGGCTGCTGGACCGCTACCGGGGCCCTGAGCCGTCCGACACGGTGGAGATGTTCGAGGGCGAAGAATTCTTTGCTGCCTTCGAGAGGGGTATTGCCGTGGATGCTGGtatgccccccgccccgcccctagAGGGGACGCTGGGGTCCGCTCCCcgagctccctgctgagcccatcCCGCCCCCAGACCGCCCAGACTGCGTGCAGGGCAGGATCTGCTTCGTGTTTTACTCACACTTGAAGAACGTGAAGGAAGTGTATGTGACCACCACCCTGGACCGGCACGCTCAGGCTGTGAGGGGCCAGGTGGGTCAGCGGGCTGGGGTGCCCCAGGCTGCCCGGGCAGAGGCAGGACACTGAAGCCCCCTCATCCCCTCGCTAGGTGTCCTTCTACCGGGGAGCGGTGCCCGGGACGGTGCCTGAGGAGGCAGAAGCTGCCCGGCAGAGGAGGACCGGCGCCGGCTCCCTGTGGATGGCCACGCTGCCCATCAAGCTGCCGGTGTggcccggggtgggggacagtgtGTGTGAAGGGGACGGGGCGGCACAGAAGCCCGGGGGTGgtcagggggcagagggcagggctcACCGCACCCCTTCCTCCTTACAGAGACTGCGGGGGTCCCAGGggccagagcaggggcaggggactAGCGTCTCCCTGGCGCCTCTGAACCTGGGTGACGCTGAGACTGGCTTCCTGACCCAGAGCAACCTGCTGAACGTGGCCGGGCGTCTGGGCCCTGACTGGCCAGCCGTGGCCCTTCACCTGGGCATGCCCTACCGTGAGCTGCAGCGCATCCGACATGAGTTCCGGTGAGTTCCTTTGGGCACCCTGATGCTGGCTCCAGGCCAGCCTCAGGCCCGGGTCCTGGCTGCTAGGGGAGCCTTCCCTGAGGCTGGGTGAAGTTCCGTCCAgggtgggtggggacagggcaAACAGGCAGGAAAGAGAGGGTCTGGCCACACGTCACCGAGGGAGCAGGGAATCCACCCGAGGAGGGTAAGCAGAACCTTGGGTGTGATGGCTGGGCCTCTCTGTCACCATTCTCCTTCTCCCCGCCAGGGACGACCTGGACGGCCAGATCCGGCATATGCTCTTCTCCTGGGCTGAGCGCCAGGCTGGCCAGCCGGGGGCTGTGGGGCTCCTAGTGCAGGCCCTGGAGCAGAGCGACCGACTGGATATAGCTGAAGAGGTGAGGGCTGTCTTGGAGCTCGGCCGCCAAAAGTACAAGGACAGCATCCAGCGCATGAGCCTGGCCCCCAGGGACCTCACCCCACCTGAGCCTTCAGCATCACAGTCCCCAGAGTCTGCCCAGGCCTAGACCCCACTGACTTCGGGCTGGCCCTGATGTACCCTGGCCAGTGGTCAGAGACCCCATTTTCAAGCCTGCCTGGCGTATGGGGACAGTGACCTCCCATATGTAACAAATATGCACTGTTGTGCCTGCTTCTCAGAGCTCAGTTTATTTGCTGGGTGAAGGAGTGGGCAGAAAGCAAGGGGTGGCCTGGGATCAAAGGCCTGGGCCCTGCTGGGAGGGGACCTTGGGTAAAGACTTCGCTACCTGCCCCATGTACCCGGGA is a window from the Ursus arctos isolate Adak ecotype North America unplaced genomic scaffold, UrsArc2.0 scaffold_23, whole genome shotgun sequence genome containing:
- the PIDD1 gene encoding p53-induced death domain-containing protein 1, which codes for MAAEAEGLEPQAAAAEDAAGDAVGAVDAKPGDPPLLVGNRLRLDLHPGGCHRLLHLCAQRPPQLLEVEFLQLSGHEEPRLLEATLAQVPCSLQNLRSLVLRGGQHWDVPGACRHRGSLTTLPADLSGLARLAHLDLSFNSLETLPACIPQMRGLSTLLLSYNRLSELPEALGALPSLTFLSVTHNCLQRLPAALGSLSTLQRLDLSENLLDTLPPEIGGLGSLTELSLASNRLQGLPTSLVGLRSLRFLVLHSNLLTSVPTGLAHLPLLARLDLRDNQLQDVPPELLDAPFVRLQGNPLGKALPAPRSSPETPVIPEMPRLFLNSDLDSFLVTPQGCSVTLACGVRLRFPAGATTSPVNIHYRLWLPEPHLVPLGPHDSLLSGVLELQPHGVAFRQEVGLWLLFVPPRDWRCREVVVRTLSDDSWSDLETHLEEEAPKRLWAQCQVPHFSWFLVVSRPVSNVCLVPPEGTLLWSSGHPGVKVTFPPGATDEPRHVRMQVVHVASRELRALLEEPEAAASPLLCLSQSGPPSFLRPVTVQLPLPPGVTGLSLDRSRLHLLYWTPPEAAWDDITAQVALEFTHLYARFQVTHFSWYWLWYTTKTCVEGLARKAWERLRLHRVNLIALQRRRDPEQVLLQCLPRNKVDAALQRLLDRYRGPEPSDTVEMFEGEEFFAAFERGIAVDADRPDCVQGRICFVFYSHLKNVKEVYVTTTLDRHAQAVRGQVSFYRGAVPGTVPEEAEAARQRRTGAGSLWMATLPIKLPRLRGSQGPEQGQGTSVSLAPLNLGDAETGFLTQSNLLNVAGRLGPDWPAVALHLGMPYRELQRIRHEFRDDLDGQIRHMLFSWAERQAGQPGAVGLLVQALEQSDRLDIAEEVRAVLELGRQKYKDSIQRMSLAPRDLTPPEPSASQSPESAQA